One window of Xanthomonas sp. 10-10 genomic DNA carries:
- a CDS encoding HAD family hydrolase, with product MSAATLFFDLDGTLVDSEPGIVASIVHAFETVGQPRPSPQTLRAWIGPPLRDSFTECFPDDPALVQRALGVYRERYDAVGWTELSVFDGIGEVVADLQRAGHRLAVVTSKNERYARRIVEHLPFGACFENVIGASEDGERRFKPDLIAEALRRLEIDKTGCVMIGDRRMDIDGANHHGIHSIGVLWGFGDEAELRAAGAGAIAHTPAQLTQLIHA from the coding sequence GTGAGTGCAGCCACGCTGTTCTTCGATCTGGACGGCACCCTGGTCGATTCGGAACCGGGCATCGTCGCCAGCATCGTGCATGCCTTCGAGACGGTGGGCCAGCCGCGTCCTTCGCCGCAGACCCTGCGCGCCTGGATCGGCCCACCACTGCGCGACAGCTTCACCGAGTGCTTCCCCGACGACCCGGCGCTGGTGCAACGCGCGCTCGGCGTCTACCGCGAGCGTTACGACGCGGTGGGCTGGACCGAGCTCAGCGTGTTCGACGGCATCGGCGAGGTGGTCGCCGACCTGCAGCGCGCCGGTCATCGTCTGGCGGTGGTGACCTCGAAGAACGAGCGCTACGCGCGCCGCATCGTCGAGCATCTGCCGTTCGGTGCCTGCTTCGAGAACGTGATCGGTGCCAGCGAAGATGGCGAACGCCGCTTCAAGCCGGACCTGATCGCCGAAGCATTGCGTCGTCTGGAGATCGACAAGACCGGCTGCGTGATGATCGGCGACCGGCGCATGGATATCGATGGCGCCAATCACCACGGCATCCATAGCATCGGTGTGCTGTGGGGCTTCGGCGACGAAGCCGAGCTGCGCGCTGCAGGCGCCGGCGCGATTGCGCATACGCCTGCGCAACTGACACAGCTGATCCACGCGTGA
- a CDS encoding phosphoglycerate kinase: protein MSIVRMTDLDLSGKRVLIRQDLNVPIDDGQITSEQRITASVPTIQLALEKGAAVMVTSHLGRPKEGSWSEEDSLAPVAARLTALLGVDVPLVRDWVDGVEVAPGQVVLLENCRMNVGEGKDDETLARKYAALCDVFVMDAFGTAHRAQASTHGVIRFAPVAAGGPLLMAELDALAKALDNPAKPLLAIVAGSKVSTKLELLSNLVNKVDQLIVGGGIANTFIAAAGHDVGKSLNEPDLIPTANQIVADAKTRGAEIPLPTDVVVAKQFLPDAQATVKSLDAVEADDLILDIGPQTAQRYAELIAKAGTVVWNGPVGVFEFEPFSHGTETLARAIASSKAFSIAGGGDTLAAVDKYDIAKDVTYISTGGGAFLEFLEGKTLPAVAALEARGK from the coding sequence ATGTCCATCGTCCGTATGACCGACCTCGATCTCTCCGGCAAGCGCGTGCTGATCCGCCAGGATCTCAACGTGCCGATCGACGACGGCCAGATCACCTCCGAGCAGCGCATCACCGCCTCGGTGCCCACCATCCAGCTGGCGCTGGAAAAGGGTGCGGCGGTGATGGTCACCTCGCACCTGGGCCGCCCCAAGGAAGGCAGCTGGAGCGAAGAAGATTCGCTGGCGCCGGTGGCCGCACGCCTGACCGCGCTGCTGGGCGTGGACGTGCCGCTGGTGCGCGACTGGGTCGACGGCGTGGAGGTGGCGCCGGGCCAGGTGGTGCTGCTGGAAAACTGCCGCATGAACGTCGGTGAGGGCAAGGACGACGAGACCCTGGCGCGCAAGTACGCCGCGCTGTGCGATGTGTTCGTCATGGACGCCTTCGGCACCGCGCATCGCGCGCAGGCCTCCACGCATGGGGTGATCCGCTTCGCGCCGGTGGCCGCTGGCGGCCCGCTGCTGATGGCCGAACTCGATGCGCTGGCCAAGGCACTAGACAACCCGGCCAAGCCGCTGCTGGCGATCGTGGCCGGCAGCAAGGTGTCCACCAAGCTGGAGCTGCTGTCCAACCTGGTCAACAAGGTCGACCAGCTGATCGTCGGCGGCGGCATCGCCAACACCTTCATCGCCGCGGCCGGGCATGACGTGGGCAAATCCTTGAACGAGCCGGATCTGATTCCCACCGCCAACCAGATCGTGGCCGACGCCAAGACGCGCGGCGCCGAGATCCCGCTGCCCACCGACGTGGTCGTTGCCAAGCAGTTCCTGCCCGATGCGCAAGCCACGGTGAAGTCGCTCGATGCCGTCGAGGCGGACGATCTGATCCTGGACATCGGCCCGCAGACCGCGCAGCGCTACGCCGAGCTGATCGCCAAGGCCGGCACGGTGGTGTGGAACGGGCCGGTCGGCGTGTTCGAATTCGAGCCCTTCAGCCACGGCACCGAAACCCTGGCGCGTGCGATCGCCAGCTCCAAGGCGTTCTCGATCGCCGGTGGTGGCGACACCCTGGCCGCGGTGGACAAGTACGACATCGCCAAGGACGTCACCTACATCTCCACCGGCGGCGGCGCGTTCCTGGAATTCCTGGAAGGCAAGACCCTGCCTGCGGTGGCGGCGCTCGAGGCGCGCGGCAAGTGA
- a CDS encoding DUF3999 domain-containing protein, with amino-acid sequence MSKKHWGWVLLVPLLAQAADVRQDYRQQWPLQVAGSDAGLYQLTLSEAVYRSAVDAGLGDVTVVDARGEEMPTAPLPAAAVPAASRRQRLPLFALPQGVTPANGDLQLIAERDASGAVRRLEGRLATGAPAASGAGGSWLLDASALRERPRALWLDWEGNTPVQAQLRVEGSDDLRDWRVLASDATVMALDNQAQRLQQRRIALDDGARYLRIVPMSGALPRLHAVDAEVDGVVAPAQLSWLDLQGTAHETGVTYVVPGRFPITQLDVGGGLAEAVEWIVESRDADDAPWLRRAGPWLAYRLGNGASPPQGLSAPVRDRQWRLVAAQGRSTAVPTLRAGYQPERLMFLAQGQPPYALVAGSARVHRGEAPLGSMLQALRQHRGMQWQPVQASMAVQAQPLAGDAALQPAATPRDWKQWLLWGLLIGGALLVGGFAVSLLRNSGTERPR; translated from the coding sequence ATGAGCAAGAAGCATTGGGGATGGGTGCTGCTGGTACCGCTGCTGGCGCAGGCGGCCGATGTGCGGCAGGACTATCGGCAGCAATGGCCGCTGCAGGTGGCCGGTTCCGACGCCGGCCTGTACCAGCTGACCTTGAGCGAGGCGGTGTATCGCAGTGCGGTCGATGCGGGCCTGGGCGATGTCACGGTGGTCGATGCGCGTGGCGAAGAAATGCCCACCGCACCGCTGCCGGCCGCTGCTGTGCCGGCCGCATCGCGTCGGCAGCGGTTGCCGTTGTTCGCATTGCCTCAAGGAGTCACGCCGGCCAACGGCGATCTGCAGTTGATTGCCGAGCGCGATGCCAGTGGTGCGGTGCGCCGGCTGGAAGGCCGCTTGGCGACCGGTGCGCCAGCAGCTTCCGGCGCCGGCGGCAGCTGGTTGCTCGACGCCAGCGCCCTGCGCGAGCGCCCGCGTGCGTTGTGGCTGGATTGGGAGGGCAATACGCCGGTGCAGGCGCAGTTGCGTGTGGAAGGGAGCGACGACCTGCGCGATTGGCGTGTGCTTGCCTCCGATGCGACGGTGATGGCCCTGGACAACCAGGCGCAGCGGCTGCAGCAACGCCGGATCGCGCTGGACGACGGCGCGCGCTACCTGCGCATCGTGCCGATGTCGGGCGCCTTGCCGCGGTTGCACGCGGTCGATGCGGAAGTGGATGGCGTGGTCGCTCCTGCCCAACTGTCCTGGCTGGACCTGCAGGGCACTGCACACGAAACCGGCGTGACCTATGTGGTGCCCGGCCGTTTTCCGATCACGCAGCTGGATGTCGGCGGCGGCCTGGCCGAGGCGGTGGAATGGATCGTGGAAAGCCGCGATGCCGACGATGCGCCGTGGCTGCGTCGCGCCGGGCCATGGTTGGCGTATCGGCTGGGCAATGGCGCCTCGCCACCGCAGGGGTTGTCTGCGCCGGTGCGCGATCGTCAATGGCGTTTGGTGGCTGCTCAGGGCCGCAGTACTGCGGTACCGACCCTGCGCGCGGGATATCAGCCGGAGCGGCTGATGTTTCTTGCCCAGGGGCAGCCGCCGTATGCGCTGGTCGCTGGCAGCGCGCGCGTGCACCGTGGCGAGGCGCCACTGGGCTCGATGCTGCAGGCACTGCGGCAGCATCGGGGGATGCAGTGGCAGCCCGTGCAGGCCAGCATGGCCGTGCAGGCACAGCCGCTTGCCGGCGATGCGGCGCTACAACCGGCCGCCACCCCGCGCGACTGGAAACAGTGGCTGCTCTGGGGCCTGCTGATCGGGGGCGCCCTGCTGGTTGGCGGTTTTGCGGTCAGCCTGCTGCGCAACTCCGGTACGGAGCGGCCGCGCTAA
- a CDS encoding DUF2339 domain-containing protein, producing the protein METIIVLVALLLLAVPVGVVIALVWIAGLRRRVDALEQRLAQWQAGIAPAADRPVSAPADAWGQPGDRSASDLPTSSAAATDASDVPNAPDRTAASAPGTSLPPTLPAYTPAASVAGQTQQVPPASSQQAPLPSEPQAAPPQPQHLPAPASQPDPITRAIGAVKRWFTEGNVPVKVGMLVLLAGVASLLKYASDQGWMRMPVELRLAGISVLALAGLVLGWKQRLQRPGFALALQGGAIGGLLLTVFAAFKLYGLLGAGLALGISVVLIAGMCVLAVVQDSRTLAVLGVLAGFLAPIWLSTGSGNHVGLFSYYAVLNAGIVAIAWTRPWRVLNLLGFAFTFGIGTLWGALQYTPAKFASTEPFLLLFFAMYVAIPVLHARRGDGSAGKLIDGSLLFGTPLVAFALQARLLEGDRLPLALCALAVAALYAGLASWLLRRASTRLLGQAHAMLAVGFATLAVPLALSARATASVFALEGVGLLWLGLRQQRRIPQVSGVALQLLAAVGVAFGVDAWRYDSVAVANATCMSSLLIAIAGWASAWFLRDAGHRRSALVAYLWGLGWWTLCGVHDILRFAGDLRSEPDLLLGFVALSVWLAAEVHRRRPAAALVWTVMAGLALAAPLALWQNHAHTQPFAHWGATVWLAFALAGARALWCLRAQAGAGAVVAQFIWWLLWPLVVSLGMAWLADAFALANGWRCALLGLPWLAVATVGLLRWSWLTWPQGARFDPARSGLLSCVFAVLGIGWLLALLDPVSAAPLPWVPLLNPAELAQLAVLALIARWAWSTHAPTILQARRVTALGVLGWVLITGSTLHSVHHWGGVPWNAALVGATVSQTSLTIVWSVLGVLGWVIGSRRGQRGLWLGGALLMGLVLAKLVLVDRQHLGNLLGIGSFMAYGLLCTVVGYLAPAPPRPVIEERVADDDGAAKDQA; encoded by the coding sequence TTGGAAACGATAATCGTGCTGGTGGCGCTGTTGCTGCTTGCGGTGCCGGTGGGCGTGGTGATCGCGCTGGTATGGATCGCCGGGCTGCGGCGGCGCGTGGATGCGCTGGAACAGCGGCTTGCGCAATGGCAGGCGGGCATTGCGCCTGCGGCCGATAGGCCGGTCTCTGCGCCGGCCGACGCATGGGGGCAGCCGGGCGACCGCTCCGCATCCGACCTGCCCACATCCAGCGCGGCGGCGACCGATGCGTCCGATGTGCCCAATGCGCCCGATCGCACCGCGGCGTCTGCGCCCGGGACATCGCTGCCGCCCACACTGCCTGCATACACGCCTGCAGCGTCGGTTGCCGGGCAGACACAACAGGTGCCGCCTGCGTCCAGCCAGCAAGCCCCGTTGCCGTCGGAGCCGCAAGCAGCACCACCGCAACCACAGCACCTGCCTGCGCCCGCATCGCAACCGGACCCGATCACGCGCGCCATCGGCGCGGTCAAACGCTGGTTCACCGAAGGCAATGTGCCGGTCAAGGTGGGCATGTTGGTGTTGCTGGCCGGCGTGGCGTCGTTGTTGAAGTACGCCAGCGATCAGGGCTGGATGCGCATGCCGGTGGAGCTGCGCTTGGCCGGCATCAGCGTGCTGGCACTGGCTGGTCTGGTGCTTGGCTGGAAGCAGCGGTTGCAGCGGCCCGGGTTTGCGTTGGCGTTGCAAGGTGGCGCCATCGGCGGCTTGCTGCTGACCGTGTTCGCGGCCTTCAAATTGTATGGCTTGCTGGGTGCCGGGCTGGCGCTGGGCATCAGCGTGGTGCTGATTGCCGGCATGTGCGTGCTGGCGGTGGTGCAGGACTCGCGCACCCTGGCGGTACTGGGTGTGTTGGCGGGCTTCCTCGCGCCGATCTGGCTGTCCACCGGCAGCGGCAATCATGTCGGGCTGTTTTCGTATTACGCCGTGCTCAACGCCGGCATCGTGGCGATTGCGTGGACGCGGCCGTGGCGGGTACTCAACCTGCTTGGGTTCGCCTTTACCTTCGGCATCGGCACGCTGTGGGGCGCGCTGCAGTACACCCCTGCAAAATTCGCCAGCACCGAGCCGTTCCTGTTGCTGTTCTTCGCCATGTATGTCGCCATTCCGGTCCTGCATGCGCGGCGCGGCGACGGCAGTGCGGGCAAGCTCATCGATGGCAGCCTGTTGTTCGGCACGCCCTTGGTCGCCTTTGCGTTGCAGGCGCGTTTGCTGGAAGGCGATCGCCTGCCCTTGGCGTTGTGCGCTCTCGCCGTGGCTGCGCTGTATGCCGGCCTGGCGAGCTGGTTGCTGCGGCGTGCCTCCACGCGCTTGCTGGGCCAGGCGCACGCGATGCTGGCCGTGGGGTTTGCGACGTTGGCGGTGCCGTTGGCGTTGTCGGCGCGTGCCACCGCCAGCGTGTTCGCGCTGGAAGGCGTCGGGTTGTTGTGGCTGGGCCTGCGTCAGCAGCGACGCATCCCGCAGGTCAGTGGCGTGGCATTGCAGCTGCTGGCGGCGGTGGGCGTGGCCTTCGGCGTGGATGCGTGGCGCTACGACAGCGTGGCGGTGGCCAATGCCACCTGCATGAGCAGCCTGCTGATCGCCATCGCCGGCTGGGCCAGTGCCTGGTTCCTGCGCGATGCGGGTCATCGGCGGAGCGCGCTGGTGGCGTATCTGTGGGGGCTGGGCTGGTGGACGCTGTGCGGGGTGCACGACATCCTGCGCTTTGCCGGCGATCTGCGCAGCGAGCCGGATCTGCTGCTGGGCTTTGTCGCGCTCAGTGTGTGGCTGGCGGCCGAGGTGCATCGCCGTCGCCCCGCAGCTGCATTGGTCTGGACGGTGATGGCCGGACTGGCGCTGGCCGCGCCGCTGGCGCTGTGGCAGAACCACGCGCATACGCAGCCGTTCGCGCACTGGGGGGCGACTGTCTGGCTGGCGTTTGCGCTGGCCGGCGCGCGGGCATTGTGGTGCCTGCGCGCGCAGGCCGGCGCTGGCGCCGTGGTCGCGCAGTTCATCTGGTGGCTGTTGTGGCCGTTGGTGGTGTCGTTGGGGATGGCCTGGTTGGCCGATGCCTTTGCGCTTGCCAATGGCTGGCGCTGCGCCTTGCTGGGGCTGCCGTGGCTTGCCGTGGCGACGGTGGGATTGCTGCGCTGGTCGTGGCTGACCTGGCCGCAAGGGGCGCGCTTCGATCCTGCACGCAGCGGCCTGCTGAGCTGCGTGTTCGCGGTGCTGGGGATCGGTTGGCTGCTGGCATTGCTGGATCCGGTCAGCGCCGCGCCACTGCCGTGGGTGCCCTTGCTCAATCCGGCCGAACTGGCGCAGCTGGCGGTGCTTGCGCTGATTGCGCGCTGGGCGTGGTCGACACACGCGCCAACGATCCTGCAAGCGCGTCGCGTCACTGCGCTCGGCGTACTGGGTTGGGTGCTGATTACCGGCAGCACCTTGCACAGCGTGCATCACTGGGGCGGTGTGCCGTGGAATGCCGCGCTGGTCGGCGCGACGGTGTCGCAGACCAGCCTGACCATCGTGTGGAGCGTACTGGGCGTGCTGGGCTGGGTTATCGGCTCGCGTCGCGGGCAGCGCGGGCTGTGGCTGGGTGGTGCCTTGCTGATGGGCCTGGTGCTGGCCAAGCTGGTGCTGGTCGATCGCCAGCATCTGGGCAATCTGCTCGGCATCGGCTCGTTCATGGCCTACGGCCTGTTGTGTACGGTGGTCGGCTATCTGGCGCCGGCGCCGCCGCGTCCGGTGATTGAAGAACGCGTTGCCGACGACGACGGCGCGGCAAAGGATCAGGCATGA
- the gap gene encoding type I glyceraldehyde-3-phosphate dehydrogenase, translating into MAIKVGINGFGRIGRNVLRSAVQNFANDIEIVAINDLLEPDYLAYMLQYDSVHGRFKADVSVDGNTLIVNGNKIRLTQERDPANLKWDAVGADVVIESTGLFLTKETAQKHIDAGAKKVILSAPSKDDTPMFVFGVNDKTYKGEAIVSNASCTTNCLAPLAKVINDKWGIKRGLMTTVHAATATQKTVDGPSNKDWRGGRGILENIIPSSTGAAKAVGVVIPELNKKLTGMSFRVPTSDVSVVDLTVELEKPATYAEICAEVKAQSEGALKGVLGYTEDKVVATDFRGETCTSVFDADAGIALDSTFVKLVSWYDNEWGYSNKCLEMVRVVAK; encoded by the coding sequence ATGGCAATCAAGGTTGGCATCAACGGATTCGGTCGCATCGGCCGCAACGTGCTGCGCTCTGCGGTGCAGAACTTCGCCAATGACATCGAGATCGTGGCCATCAATGACCTGCTCGAGCCCGATTACCTCGCCTACATGCTGCAATACGACTCGGTGCATGGCCGCTTCAAGGCCGATGTGTCGGTCGACGGCAACACGCTGATCGTCAACGGCAACAAGATCCGCCTGACCCAGGAACGCGACCCGGCCAACCTCAAGTGGGATGCGGTCGGCGCCGATGTGGTGATCGAGTCCACCGGCCTGTTCCTGACCAAGGAAACCGCGCAGAAGCACATCGACGCGGGTGCCAAGAAGGTGATCCTGTCGGCACCGTCCAAGGACGACACGCCGATGTTCGTGTTCGGCGTCAACGACAAGACCTACAAGGGCGAAGCGATCGTCTCCAACGCCTCGTGCACCACCAACTGCCTGGCGCCGTTGGCCAAGGTGATCAACGACAAGTGGGGCATCAAGCGCGGCCTGATGACCACCGTGCACGCGGCCACTGCAACGCAGAAGACCGTCGATGGCCCGTCCAACAAGGATTGGCGCGGTGGGCGCGGCATCCTGGAGAACATCATCCCGTCCTCCACCGGCGCAGCCAAGGCCGTGGGCGTGGTGATTCCGGAACTCAACAAGAAGCTGACCGGCATGAGCTTCCGCGTGCCGACCTCGGACGTGTCGGTGGTCGACCTCACCGTCGAACTGGAAAAGCCGGCCACCTACGCCGAGATCTGCGCCGAAGTAAAGGCACAGAGCGAAGGCGCCTTGAAGGGCGTGCTGGGTTACACCGAAGACAAGGTCGTGGCCACCGACTTCCGCGGCGAGACCTGCACCTCGGTGTTCGACGCCGACGCCGGCATCGCGCTGGATTCCACCTTCGTCAAGCTGGTGTCCTGGTACGACAACGAGTGGGGCTATTCCAACAAGTGCCTGGAAATGGTGCGGGTTGTCGCCAAGTAA